One genomic segment of Pedobacter endophyticus includes these proteins:
- a CDS encoding DUF1634 domain-containing protein — protein MMEQAEHKQNINDKDIQAILGTLLRAGVIISMTIVLIGGIIFLTHHKGVIADYKVFKPEISEFSSIAAIFNGLATFRGDAIVQFGILMLIFTPIARIIFAIFSFFLERDYLYVIIGFIILAIITISLSGGLAH, from the coding sequence ATGATGGAGCAGGCAGAACACAAACAAAACATTAACGATAAGGATATTCAAGCCATCTTAGGCACCCTATTGCGCGCTGGTGTTATTATTTCTATGACAATTGTACTGATAGGCGGCATTATCTTTTTGACTCATCATAAGGGGGTAATAGCGGATTACAAAGTGTTCAAACCCGAGATTTCAGAATTTTCGTCTATTGCGGCAATTTTTAACGGTCTAGCAACCTTTCGCGGCGATGCCATTGTTCAGTTTGGGATTTTGATGCTCATTTTTACTCCGATCGCCCGAATTATCTTCGCCATTTTCAGCTTCTTTTTGGAACGCGATTATCTTTATGTCATCATCGGATTTATTATACTGGCTATAATAACCATCAGTTTAAGCGGTGGTTTGGCGCATTAA
- a CDS encoding sulfite exporter TauE/SafE family protein has protein sequence MSVLLFTIIVLFGAFLAGLLGSLTGLGGGVIIIPMLTLALGVDIHYAIGASIVSVIATSSGSAAAYVKEGITNIRIGMFLEIATTVGAVCGAIAAVYLNASFIAILFGCILIFSAVMILKKKVDHTTSDHTDKWANYFKLNGSYPDKGEVHGYAVKHVPAGFSMMLLAGTISGLLGVGSGALKVIAMDNIMRLPFKVSTTTSNFMMGVTAAASAVVYLHRGQIDPGIAMPVCLGVLTGATVGSKLLLKIKTDKLKIVFAVVVDFLALQMIYKGINGL, from the coding sequence ATGTCGGTATTGCTATTTACCATTATCGTTTTGTTTGGCGCTTTTTTGGCTGGCTTGCTTGGTTCGCTAACAGGCTTAGGCGGCGGTGTTATTATTATTCCCATGCTAACGCTGGCATTGGGCGTCGATATTCATTACGCAATCGGCGCTTCAATAGTTTCCGTAATTGCAACATCGTCGGGCTCTGCCGCTGCATATGTTAAAGAGGGAATTACCAATATCCGAATAGGGATGTTCCTTGAAATTGCAACAACCGTAGGCGCAGTTTGCGGGGCTATTGCTGCAGTTTACCTCAATGCAAGCTTCATTGCCATTCTTTTCGGGTGTATTCTTATTTTTTCTGCAGTGATGATTCTAAAGAAAAAAGTAGACCATACCACATCCGATCATACGGACAAATGGGCCAACTACTTTAAACTAAACGGGTCATATCCCGATAAGGGCGAAGTGCATGGATATGCGGTTAAGCACGTTCCGGCTGGTTTTTCGATGATGTTATTGGCGGGAACAATTTCGGGCTTGTTGGGTGTGGGCAGTGGGGCGCTAAAAGTAATCGCGATGGATAATATCATGCGCTTGCCGTTTAAAGTATCAACAACTACCAGCAACTTTATGATGGGCGTAACAGCGGCCGCCAGTGCAGTAGTTTATTTACATCGCGGTCAAATTGATCCAGGTATCGCCATGCCGGTGTGCCTCGGGGTTTTGACCGGAGCTACAGTGGGATCGAAACTTCTGCTGAAGATCAAAACCGATAAACTTAAAATCGTATTTGCTGTTGTAGTCGATTTTTTGGCGCTGCAAATGATTTATAAAGGGATAAACGGATTATGA
- the dgt gene encoding dGTP triphosphohydrolase encodes MEWKYLLSNKRFGQESWTGDRDKARSDFQRDYDRLIFSSPFRRLQNKTQVFPLPGSVFVHNRLTHSLEVASVARSMANIFLNTVEENMPSLIKEVPLITEVGNIVAAAALAHDLGNPAFGHSGEAAISRYFTDGDGRIYQKDVSEPQWHDLTNFEGNANAIRILTHPLKGKGNDAYALTYSTLASIAKYPCAAIAGKQKGLLHRKKYGFFQSEEETFKRIATELGLEQEQAEHLIYKRHPLVYLVEAADDICYSIIDLEDAHRLKILSYEEVKSYLLPFANSTTIEDRLKHNYEDDDAKIGLLRAKAINTLTNCCAEIFYREQESLLSGTLNQSLTDLIPEPYLTAWKAVEKVSIERIYNFSSVIQKEVAGYKIMAGLLEEFVPALIHNNTHYYKKLVKLIPKQYHTDLTDIYSRTQSVLDFVSGMTDLYAVDLYRNIKGISFPSET; translated from the coding sequence ATGGAGTGGAAATATTTACTATCGAATAAGCGGTTTGGACAAGAAAGTTGGACGGGTGATCGTGACAAGGCTCGTTCAGATTTTCAAAGAGATTATGATAGGTTGATTTTTTCTTCGCCATTTAGGCGTTTGCAAAACAAAACACAGGTGTTTCCGTTGCCGGGAAGTGTGTTTGTACACAATAGGCTAACACACAGTTTGGAGGTGGCAAGCGTGGCCCGCTCTATGGCGAACATTTTTTTAAATACAGTTGAGGAAAACATGCCTTCGCTAATTAAAGAGGTGCCGCTAATTACCGAAGTAGGGAACATTGTTGCCGCCGCTGCTTTGGCTCACGATCTGGGCAATCCGGCTTTCGGCCATTCCGGCGAAGCAGCAATTTCGCGTTATTTTACCGACGGCGATGGTCGGATTTACCAAAAAGATGTAAGCGAACCGCAATGGCACGATTTGACCAATTTTGAAGGAAACGCAAACGCAATAAGGATATTAACGCACCCATTAAAGGGAAAGGGTAACGATGCCTACGCACTTACTTATTCTACTTTGGCTTCAATCGCCAAATATCCATGTGCCGCCATTGCAGGTAAACAAAAAGGTTTATTGCACCGAAAAAAATATGGCTTTTTTCAGTCAGAAGAAGAAACATTCAAAAGAATTGCCACCGAGCTTGGCCTGGAACAAGAACAGGCAGAGCATTTGATTTATAAGCGCCACCCGCTGGTTTATCTGGTTGAAGCGGCCGATGATATTTGCTACAGCATTATCGATTTGGAAGATGCACATCGGTTGAAAATTCTTTCGTATGAGGAAGTAAAAAGTTACTTATTGCCTTTTGCCAACTCCACTACGATAGAAGATCGGTTGAAACACAATTATGAAGATGACGATGCTAAAATTGGTTTATTAAGGGCAAAGGCCATCAATACTTTAACAAACTGCTGTGCCGAAATATTTTACCGCGAACAGGAAAGCTTGCTTAGTGGAACGTTGAATCAAAGCCTTACCGATTTAATTCCCGAGCCGTACCTTACCGCCTGGAAAGCCGTGGAAAAAGTGTCGATCGAAAGAATTTATAATTTCTCGTCGGTTATTCAAAAAGAGGTGGCTGGATATAAAATTATGGCCGGTTTGCTCGAAGAATTTGTGCCTGCATTAATTCATAACAATACGCATTACTATAAAAAGTTGGTTAAACTTATTCCGAAACAATACCACACCGATCTAACCGACATTTACTCAAGAACGCAGAGCGTATTGGATTTTGTGTCGGGCATGACCGATTTGTATGCTGTTGATTTGTACCGGAACATTAAGGGAATTTCTTTCCCTTCTGAAACTTAA